A window of Methylobacterium bullatum genomic DNA:
CGACAGTCCGTTTCCTCTCCCAGCATGTCGGCATGAATGGGGCGGTGCGGTCTCGTTACCTTGTTTTAACCCTCGTCCTTCTACGGTTCCGTGTCTGTGGCCCGATTCGGGTGGGTCGCACCGGATGAGGGATCTGCGATGTCCTATGGAGCCAATGCCTATGCGCGCGTCTCGCAGACTGCGTTGACGCCCAGGGAGGCAGAGGCGGCCGTCCTCATCAAGGCGGCGAGCCGGCTCCAGATGATCCAGGCGGATTGGGCGAACCAGAGCTCTGCACTGAACGAGGCGCTGAACTTCAACCAGAAGGTCTGGACGCTCATCGGCGGCGCCGCCACCGCGCCCGAGAGCCCACTGCCGGATTCGCTCAAGTCGAGCATTGCCCAGCTCTCGGCCTTCGTCTTCAAGCGCATCATCGATACGATGATCGAGCCGAAGGCCGAGAAGCTCACGGCCTTGATCAACATTAATCACCAGCTCGCTGCCGGCCTGCGGACCTGAACGACAGGTTTCCGGACTGCAACTGACCCGAAAACCGCAGATCGTTCATCGAGATCGGCAGACGCCTCCGTTGGCTTAGTGTCTCTCACAAAACTCCCGCTGCACCGTCGTGCCGTGAGCTAGAACCGACGGTGACCGGGAGTTTCGTAAGGCACTCTTAGCGGGGCGTCTCGACACTCTTCAATCTCTCCGCCAGGGCCTGTTCGTAGTGAACGAGGTCACGGCCGCGCTTGAGCGCCTTGTAGTGCTCGCCGGCCTCGATGAAGCCGTGGATGTCCCGAATGAACGGGATCGTGGTCGGTACCGCCTTCATCAGTTCACTGGCCTGAGCGACGAAAGCCTCCTCGGCCTGTCGCGGATCGTCGGCCAGATAGATCACCGTCAAGGCGAAGTAGAGCTGCTTGCACGGCGTATCCGCCTCACTCTGGGTGATGATCTCCGTCTCCCGCAGGAACTTCGTGTTCGTCTCGATGATGAAGCTCGCCCGGCGCGGGCCATTGCGGATGGCGGCATTGCCGATGATCAGCCGCTCGCCCGGTTTCAGCTCGATCTTGAGGGGCATGGCTCGTCACCTTCACCTTGGAGCATCGCCCCGATAAGCCGAGAGCACTTATCGGAAGGGACGGATGGGGGACAAGGTCCTCAGTGACCGGATCGCGCCCATGATTTCAGAGGATCAAGACGCCAGTCCTCTTGCAGCGTTCCGTCTCTTGGGATCCGGATCCCGGGGTCTTGCCCTGTGATCCGGCGATGGAGAACGAAGTCTTTACCATGTTGGCGCCCGCACGCGGCAAGATCGAATCCGAGGGATCGATTTAAGACCTTGGAAAGACGCCGTGGCGCTACTGGTCCCGTCTCCAGAAAGGAGGCGCAACGATCAGAATGGATCACACATCATGGCTTCTTCCGTTACCCTTTCCGCCGCCACCCGCCAGAACCTGCTCTCGCTGCAGGACACCTCGGCGCTGACCTCGCTGACGCAGAACCGTCTCGCCACCGGCAAGAAGGTTTCGACGGCACTCGACAATCCGGTCAACTTCTTCACCTCGCAGGCTCTGTCGTCGCGCTCCGGCGATCTCGGCGGTCTCCTCGACGGCATCTCCAATGGCATCCAGACCATCCAGGCGGCCAATACCGGCCTCACCTCGATCCAGAAGCTGACGGATCAGGCGAAGTCGATCACCTCCCAGGCGCTCGCCACGCAGATCACCACGACCGGCACCGCATCGACGGCATTCGCCGCGCCGGCCTCGGCCGCGACCGTGAGCTTCTACATCAACGGCGCGGCGACCTCCGCCAGCATCGCGACGACTGATACGATCGACACGGCTATAGCCACGTTGAACACTGCTGCGGGTTCGTCGATCTTCTCGAAGGATACCACCGGTACGAAGCTGGTTCTCAACGCCTCCGCGGACGTCGAGTTCGAGGCGACGACCGACCAGACAGCCCTCGGCTTTGCCGCCGGTTCTGCTGCAGTTGCCGACTATTACGGGGCAAACAACGGCAAGGCAGGCGTGTCGACCGATCTCGTCGTCTCCGGTGTGGAGACCCGCAAGGCTCTGTCGGAGCAGTTCAACGCACTGCTGACACAGATCGATCAGCTCGCCAAGGATGCCAGCTTCAACGGCGTCAACCTGCTCAGCAGCGATGCCGACACCAACAAGCTGAACATCCAGTTCAACGAGAAGGGTACGTCGAGCATCGACATCCAGGGTGTCGACGTGACCTCCGCCGGTCTCGACCTGACGTCGCTGAACGGAGAATCGGGAACGGCTGCCGCCGGCAACAAGGCAAACCGCGGAAACTTCCTTCTCGACGCCGACATTAAGGCGACCGCGAAGGAGCTGAGCGCCGCGACCGATACGCTTCGTTCGAAGTCTTCGACCTTCGGTTCGAACCTCTCGGTGGTGCAGAACCGTCAGGACTTCTCGAAGAACCTGATCAACGTCCTCGACACCGGCGCGGCGAACCTCACCGACGCCGACCTCAACGAGGAAGCCGCGAATTCCCAGGCGCTGACCACCCGTCAGTCGCTCGGTATCTCGGCTCTTTCGCTCGCCAACCAGGCGCAGCAGGGCGTGCTTCAGCTCCTCCGCTGATCGGATCCGATCCAGCAAAATCGAGGCACATCGAAAAGAGACGGCCGGGCGAAAGCCCGGCCGTCTTTGTTTCTTATTCCGTTAACCAAGATGAAACCGGAATGTGATGGATTAACCTTAACGCTTACAATCGTCCAGAAGGGATCGATCAATGGCCACCGACGTCACCCTTTCCGCCGCCACACGCCAGAATCTGCTCTCACTGCAGGACACGTCCGCGCTCACGGCCATCACACAGAACCGTCTCGCCACCGGCAAGAAGGTGTCCTCGGCGCTGGACAACCCGGTGAACTTCTTCACCGCGCAGGCGCTGAATTCCCGCTCTGGAGATCTCGGCGGACTGCTCGACGGCATCTCGAACGGCATCCAGACGATCCAGGCCGCCAACAAGGGCATCACCTCGATCCAGAAACTCGTGGATCAGGCCAAGTCACTGACCTCCCAGGCGCTCGCGACGCAGATCAACACCAGCGGCACCGCATCGACGGCCTTCGCCGGCACGGCCGGCACGGCGGCTGTGACCTTCTATGTCAACGGCGAAGAAAAGACCGCGACCATCGCGACGAACTCGACGATCGATGCCGCCATTGCCACTCTGAACACCGCCGCTGGCTCCTCGATCTTCTCGAAAGACACCACCGGAACCAAGCTCGTGCTCAACGCGGCCTCGGACATCGAATTCCAGGCCTCCACCGATCAGACAGTGCTGGGGTTCTCGGCCGGTGCGACAGATGCCGCGGGCGCGAACTATTACGGGGCCAATCTCGACAAGAACGTCCAGCAGAGCGGCGACCTCGTGGTCACCGGCGTCTCGAGCCGCAAGGCACTCGCCGAGCAATACAACGCCCTGCTCACACAGATCGATCAGCTCGCCCGGGATGCCAGCTTCAACGGCGTCAACCTCCTCAGCAGCGCCGACGACTCGAACAAGCTCAACATCCAGTTCAACGAGAAGGACACGTCCAACCTGAGTGTCCAGGGCGTGGACGCCACCTCGGTCGGCCTCGATCTGACCTCGCTGAACGGCACCTCGGCAACCGCCGCTACGACCAACAACACCAATCGCGGCAACTTCCTCCTCAACGACGATGTCAAGCGGAACGCCAACGAACTGGCG
This region includes:
- the flbT_1 gene encoding flagellum biosynthesis repressor protein FlbT yields the protein MPLKIELKPGERLIIGNAAIRNGPRRASFIIETNTKFLRETEIITQSEADTPCKQLYFALTVIYLADDPRQAEEAFVAQASELMKAVPTTIPFIRDIHGFIEAGEHYKALKRGRDLVHYEQALAERLKSVETPR